One genomic window of Quercus lobata isolate SW786 chromosome 9, ValleyOak3.0 Primary Assembly, whole genome shotgun sequence includes the following:
- the LOC115962157 gene encoding 40S ribosomal protein S8-like, which translates to MGISRDSMHKRRATGGKKKAWRKKRKYELGRQPANTKLSSNKTVRRIRVRGGNVKWRALRLDTGNFSWGSEAVTRKTRLLDVVYNASNNELVRTQTLVKSAIVQVDAAPFKQWYLQHYGVDVGRKKKVTTKKETTEEGEGAATATEEIKKSNHVQRKIEKRQKDRQLDPHIEEQFGSGRLLACISSRPGQCGRADGYILEGKELEFYMKKLQRKKGKAGAGA; encoded by the exons ATGG GTATCTCAAGAGACTCTATGCACAAGAGACGTGCCACTGGTGGCAAGAAGAAAGCTTGGAGAAAGAAGCGCAA GTATGAACTTGGTCGCCAGCCAGCAAATACTAAGCTCTCAAGCAACAAGACAGTAAGGAGAATCCGTGTGAGAGGTGGAAATGTGAAGTGGAGGGCCCTTAGATTGGATACAGGGAATTTTTCATGGGGTAGTGAGGCTGTCACTCGCAAAACCCGTCTCCTTGATGTGGTTTACAATGCCTCAAACAACGAACTTGTTAGGACACAAACTCTGGTGAAGAGTGCCATTGTTCAAGTCGATGCAGCTCCATTTAAGCAATGGTACCTTCAACACTATGGTGTTGATGTTGGTAGGAAGAAGAAGGTGACCACTAAGAAGGAAACCACAGAG GAGGGGGAAGGTGCTGCTACAGCTACAGAGGAAATTAAGAAGAGCAATCATGTTCAGAGGAAGATTGAGAAGCGCCAGAAAGATCGTCAACTTGATCCTCATATTGAAGAGCAGTTTGGTTCTGGTAGGTTGTTGGCCTGCATCTCTTCCCGACCTGGTCAATGTGGCAGAGCTGATGG GTACATATTGGAAGGGAAAGAACTTGAATTCTATATGAAGAAACTCCAGCGGAAGAAGGGAAAGGCTGGTGCTGGTGCTTAA
- the LOC115960329 gene encoding peptidyl-prolyl cis-trans isomerase FKBP62-like, with amino-acid sequence MDEDFEMPTGADEMMNMNEVDDLDLPEDTPPILKVGEEKEIGKQGLKKKLLKEGQNWETPENGDEVEVHYTGTLLDGTQFDSSRDRGTPFKFTLGQGQVIKGWDLGIKTMKKGENALFTIPPELAYGESGSPPTIPPNATLQFDVELLSWTSVKDICKDGGIFKKILTEGEKWENPKDLDEVLVKYEVRLEDGTLIAKSEGVEFTVKEGCFCPALSKAVKTMKKGEKVLLTVKPQYGFGEKGRPASGDQGAVPPNATLQITLELVSWKTVSEIIDDKKVIKKILKEGEGYERPNDGSVVKLKLIGKLQDGTVFLKKGHGDGDELFEFKTDDEQVIDGLDKAVMTMKKGEVALLTIAPEYAFGSSESQQELAVVPPNSTVSYEVEMVSFDKEKESWDMNTPEKIEAAGKKKEEGNLLFKAGKYAKASKKYEKAVKYIDYDSAFEEEDKKQSKALKVACNLNNAACKLKLREYKEAEKLCTKVLELESRNVKALYRRAQAYIQLADLDLAEFDIKKALEIDPDNRDVKLEYKTLKEKVKEYNKKEAKFYGNMFAKLNKLEPHESDKAAAKEAEPMSVDSKA; translated from the exons ATGGATGAGGACTTCGAAATGCCGACTGGGGCTGACGAGATGATGAACATGAACGAAGTCGACGATTTGGATCTCCCAGAAGACACTCCTCCCATTCTCAAAGTCGGTGAAGAGAAGGAGATCGGTAAACAagggttgaagaagaagctttTGAAAGAAGGTCAAAACTGGGAAACACCTGAAAATGGCGACGAGGTCGAAG TTCATTATACGGGGACTTTGCTTGATGGGACACAGTTCGATTCGAGTCGTGATAGAGGGACGCCTTTCAAGTTCACTCTCGGACAAG GACAAGTAATCAAAGGATGGGATCTGGGTATCAAAACTATGAAGAAAGGTGAAAATGCCTTATTTACCATTCCTCCTGAGCTAGCTTATGGTGAGTCTGGTTCTCCTCCAACCATTCCACCAAATGCCACTTTGCAATTCGATGTTGAGTTGCTGTCTTGGACTAGTGTCAAGGACATATGTAAGGATGGTGGAATATTTAAGAAGATTCTCACTGAAGGAGAGAAATGGGAGAATCCAAAGGACCTTGATGAAGTGTTAG TTAAGTATGAAGTTCGCCTTGAGGATGGAACTCTCATTGCAAAATCTGAGGGAGTGGAATTCACCGTTAAAGAGG GTTGTTTCTGCCCTGCACTGTCCAAGGCTGTTAAAACAATGAAGAAGGGGGAAAAGGTGCTTTTGACAGTGAAGCCACAAT ATGGATTTGGGGAAAAGGGTCGCCCAGCTTCTGGTGATCAAGGTGCAGTCCCACCAAATGCAACACTGCAGATAACTCTTGAATTGGTATCATGGAAGACTGTATCAGAAATCATTGATGACAAGAAGGTTATAAAGAAGATCCTGAAGGAAGGAGAGGGCTATGAGCGTCCAAATGATGGATCTGTTGTCAAAT TGAAATTGATTGGTAAACTGCAAGATGGTACTGTATTTTTAAAGAAAGGCCATGGAGATGGAGATGAGCTGTTTGAATTCAAGACAGATGATG AGCAAGTTATTGATGGGCTTGATAAAGCTGTGATGACAATGAAGAAGGGTGAGGTAGCCTTGTTGACTATAGCCCCGGAGTATGCTTTTGGGTCCTCTGAATCACAGCAGGAGTTGGCTGTGGTTCCTCCCAACTCCACTGTGTCCTATGAGGTTGAGATGGTATCTTTTGACAAG GAGAAGGAATCATGGGATATGAACACTCCAGAAAAAATTGAAGCCGCTGgtaaaaagaaggaagaaggaaattTATTGTTCAAGGCTGGTAAATATGCAAAGGCTTCCAAGAAATATGAGAAG GCTGTGAAGTACATTGATTATGACTCGGCCTTTGAAGAGGAGGACAAAAAGCAGTCTAAAGCATTGAAGGTTGCATGCAATCTGAACAATGCAGCTTGCAAGTTGAAGTTAAGAGAGTACAAGGAGGCTGAAAAATTGTGCACCAAG GTGTTAGAGCTTGAGAGTAGAAATGTTAAGGCTCTTTACAGAAGGGCTCAGGCATATATTCAACTGGCAGACTTGGATTTAGCCGAATTTGATATCAAGAAAGCTCTTGAGATTGACCCTGACAACAG GGATGTGAAGCTTGAGTACAAAACCTTGAAGGAGAAGGTCAAGGAATACAATAAGAAAGAGGCCAAGTTTTATGGCAACATGTTTGCCAAGCTAAATAAGTTGGAGCCTCATGAATCAGAT AAAGCTGCAGCTAAGGAAGCTGAGCCAATGAGTGTAGACAGCAAGGCATAA